The region CGCCAGCGTCATCCGGCCGGGTTCACCTTGCGCCTGGCGGGATCGGGTACGAGGAGGACATCGCCCGGGACCGCATCAAGGATCTTGCGCGCCGTACTGCCGATCATAGCCTCATAGACGAGGCCACCGCCATGGGTTCCAACGACCGTCAGGTGACGTGCGGCATTTTCCGCACGGTCGCGAAGCAGCGCTTCGGGAACCCCGTGCTCGATCATGCGCGTGACGTTCCGGGCCGCCACATCAGACAGTCCCGCTTCGGCAAGGAACTTGTCGGCCGCAGCCTCGCCATAACCCTCGAATTGCCGTTCGATTTCCGATCGGCCGAGATAGCCCGCGAAGGGCACATCGTAGGCGTGGAAAAGGGAGATAGCCGCATCGGGAAAAAAGCGGACGGCGGTCTCCAGAGCGATCCGGGCGGGCGCGGAGAAATCTGTCGCGACCACCATGGCGCGGTAAGGCTCGAAAGCGCGGTCGCGTACGATCAGGATCGGAACGGGCGCCTTGCGGATCAGCCGGTCCACGGTATCGCCGAGCAGCATCCGGGCCAGCGGCCCATCGCGAGCCACGCCGGTGACGATCAGGCCCGCCTCGCCCTTTCCGGCGATATCGAGGACGACCGGTGCCGGCGAGCCGGTTTCGACGTGGACCGAAATGTCGATTGGCGGCGCCTCGCGAACAAGGTCGTGGTAGATGCGATGGCGCGCCGCCCGCACCGGGTCTTCGAGAGGCCGACGCCAGGACGGCAGATCGCCGAGTCGGACGGACAGCATCCCGTCTTCCGGCGGGTTCAGCGCGTGGATGACCATAAGCTCCGCCCGCCATGCCTGGGCTACCAGCAGGGCGCGATCGAAGGCGCGGTCGCAACGATGGCTGAGGTCGGTCGCGAGCGCGATGCATTTAGGGAAACCGTCACGCGTCATGGCATGTCCTCCTGATTATTAAGTTCGCTAAACCAGCCCAGTCGCCGCATCACATGCTTCTCCACCTCCAGCGACAGCATGAGAAGCATGCCGCACGCCACCAGCAACACCCAGTCCGCGAAGCCCAGCGGCTGCGAGTGGAAAATCGCGTTCATGAACGGCGCATAGGTGAAGAGCGCCTGGCCGATGACGAGAACGCCGATCGCGATCAACACGGCGGGAGTACCGATCGCGCCGCGCCATGTCAGGGACGTCATGTGGAGATAGCGGACGTTGAAGAGGTAGAAGATCTCCGCGATGATGAACATGTTGACGACCATGGTGCGCGCCATCTCCAGGCTCCGGCCTTGCGCCAGAACATGGAAAAAGATTCCGAGAGTGACGGCCGCGAACAGCACAGAGACGAGAAGGACACGCCAAAGCAGGAACGGCGAAAGCAACGGCGCGCCGCGCTCCCGTGGCCGGCGCAACATCGCACCGGGTTCCGTGGGCTCGAACGCCAGCACGAGGCCGAGCGTGGCGGCGAGGACGAGGTTCACCCAGAGGATCTGCGTCGCCGTCATCGGCAGCGCGAAGCCCAGCAGGATCGCCAATACGACCGCCAGTGTTTCACCGCCGTTCGTAGGGATTTCCCAGGAAATGACCTTGCGAATGTTGTCGTAGACCGTTCGGCCTTCGCGAACGGCGCTGACGATCGAGGCAAAATTATCGTCGAGCAGCACCATGGAAGCCGCTTCTTTCGACGCTTCGGTGCCCTTGATGCCCATGGCGACCCCGACGTCGGCCTGCTTGAGGGACGGCGCGTCGTTCACGCCGTCCCCCGTCATCGCGACGATCTTTCCCTGAGCCTGCAGCGCACGGACGATCCGCAATTTATGTTCCGGGCTGGTCCGGGCAAAGACCGAGACATCCGCGACCGCTTGCTCCAGTTCGGTGTCCGGAAGCTTTTCCAGTTCCAGCCCGGTCAGCACGCGCGGGTCGTCGGCAAGGTCGAGTTGCCGGGCGATCGCCAGCGCCGTCGCCGCATGATCGCCAGTGATCATCTTGACGCCGATTCCGGCGGACCGGCATTCGGCGATGGCGTCCTTGACCTCCGCACGAGGCGGATCGATGAAGCCGACAAGGCCCAGGAGGCACACGCCAGTCGAGAGATCTTCGAACGAGATCCGTTCGCTGCCGGCAGGCATTTCCTTCGCGCCGAAGGCGAGAACGCGCTCGCCATCGCTTCCGGCGGTAGCGATGGAACTCTCCCAATAGGAACAATTGTCGGGCGCGGTCATCGCCAAGAGCGCTTCGGGCGCGCCCTTCACGAACAGCAAGCGCGTGCCGTTGGAACCCCGGCAGAGCGTCGCCATGAACCGATGCGCGGCGTCGAAGGGAATCTCGTCGAGCCGCTCCCATTCCGCCCGCTCCTGCTCCGGATCGATGGCCGCCTTCATTGCCAGGGCGAAGAGGGCCCCCTCCATCGGATCGCCCTCGACACGCCATTCCGCACCGACCTTGCGCAGCGCGGCATCGTTGCACAGCAGCCCGCAGCGGATCAGTGGCATCGCATCGGCCATAGCCTCTGCCTGGTCCCCGGACCCGACGATCCGGATTTGACCATCGGGAACATAGCCGGATCCGCTCGCGATCATCGTATGCCGCTCGGTGATGACGCGGCGGGCCGTCATTTCGTTGCGTGTGAGCGTGCCGGTCTTGTCGGTGCATATCACCGAGGTCGCGCCGAGCGTTTCGACGGCCGGGAGCTTTCGGATGACGGCGTTGCGCCCCGCCATCCGCCGCACGCCGATCGCGAGAGTAATCGTGATGACCGCCGGCAGCCCTTCCGGCACGATCCCCACGGCGAGCGCGACCACGGCGATCAGCGCGTCGATCCAATCGTAATTCCGCGCCAGAACGGCAAAGGCGAACAGCGCAAGCCCCCCCGCGAGTACGAACCAGGTGAAGCGCCGGGCAAAACCGTCGATCTGCTTCAGCAGCGGGGTTGCCAGTTGTTCGACCGACTGGATAAGCGAACTGATCCGTCCGATCTGCGTGCGAGATCCGGTGGCAACAGCGAGCCCGCTTGCGTGCCCAGCCGCAACCATCGTGCCCGAAAAGGCCATATTACGCCGATCCGCCAAATCGGTCTGCTCGGGCAGCACCGCTTCCTGCTTTTCGGCAGCCACCGATTCGCCCGTCAGCAGCGCCTCGTCGATAAGCATTCGCCGCGCATGGAGAAGCCTGAGATCGGCGGGAACGCGATCACCGGCCTCGATCATCACGAGATCGCCGGGCACGATCTCGCGGACGGGAATCGTTTGCCTCACGCCGTCA is a window of Sphingobium sp. MI1205 DNA encoding:
- a CDS encoding universal stress protein, whose translation is MTRDGFPKCIALATDLSHRCDRAFDRALLVAQAWRAELMVIHALNPPEDGMLSVRLGDLPSWRRPLEDPVRAARHRIYHDLVREAPPIDISVHVETGSPAPVVLDIAGKGEAGLIVTGVARDGPLARMLLGDTVDRLIRKAPVPILIVRDRAFEPYRAMVVATDFSAPARIALETAVRFFPDAAISLFHAYDVPFAGYLGRSEIERQFEGYGEAAADKFLAEAGLSDVAARNVTRMIEHGVPEALLRDRAENAARHLTVVGTHGGGLVYEAMIGSTARKILDAVPGDVLLVPDPARRKVNPAG
- a CDS encoding HAD-IC family P-type ATPase, coding for MSGPMETSEVRWHMLSTSEVATALDVGCAGLSSPEVDRQSARFGPNALPRSARRNVFLRFLAQFHNTLIYVLLAGALAAALLDHMIDAVVIVAVVIVNAVIGHIQEGKAEQALEAIQQMIAPKASVVRDGVRQTIPVREIVPGDLVMIEAGDRVPADLRLLHARRMLIDEALLTGESVAAEKQEAVLPEQTDLADRRNMAFSGTMVAAGHASGLAVATGSRTQIGRISSLIQSVEQLATPLLKQIDGFARRFTWFVLAGGLALFAFAVLARNYDWIDALIAVVALAVGIVPEGLPAVITITLAIGVRRMAGRNAVIRKLPAVETLGATSVICTDKTGTLTRNEMTARRVITERHTMIASGSGYVPDGQIRIVGSGDQAEAMADAMPLIRCGLLCNDAALRKVGAEWRVEGDPMEGALFALAMKAAIDPEQERAEWERLDEIPFDAAHRFMATLCRGSNGTRLLFVKGAPEALLAMTAPDNCSYWESSIATAGSDGERVLAFGAKEMPAGSERISFEDLSTGVCLLGLVGFIDPPRAEVKDAIAECRSAGIGVKMITGDHAATALAIARQLDLADDPRVLTGLELEKLPDTELEQAVADVSVFARTSPEHKLRIVRALQAQGKIVAMTGDGVNDAPSLKQADVGVAMGIKGTEASKEAASMVLLDDNFASIVSAVREGRTVYDNIRKVISWEIPTNGGETLAVVLAILLGFALPMTATQILWVNLVLAATLGLVLAFEPTEPGAMLRRPRERGAPLLSPFLLWRVLLVSVLFAAVTLGIFFHVLAQGRSLEMARTMVVNMFIIAEIFYLFNVRYLHMTSLTWRGAIGTPAVLIAIGVLVIGQALFTYAPFMNAIFHSQPLGFADWVLLVACGMLLMLSLEVEKHVMRRLGWFSELNNQEDMP